CCCGGATATCCAAGCGCCTCCGCCACACCGCTGCCACGCTGATCGCGACCTCGGTCGGATTGAGCGCCGCCGCGCTCCCGATCACGGCCACGGCGGCTCCGCTGCCCACGCTGCCCATCGGGGCGCCGGCCTACACGGTCGATGTGAACGCGGGCGCCACGCCCGGCTACATCTACTACAGCAGCGGGGTGAGCGCGGCGGCACTGGTGCCCGGCGTCAGCCGGGCACTGTCCGGTATTCCCGCCGCCGCACCGGCCAATATCGTGGTCGACAAATCCGGGCGCGAGGTCTGGCGCTACACCCCGCCCGCCGGGCAGGACGTCTCCAATTTCCGCACCCAGACCTATCAGGGCAAGCGCGTGCTGACCTGGTGGCAGGGCGATACCGTCGGCGGCCACGGTTCCGGCACCGATTACATCGCCGACGAGCACGGCAACATCATCGAAACCCTCGACGCCGGTGGCGATTCCACCGATGTGCACGAGTTCCGGCTCACCCCGGACGGCCGTGCGCTGATCACCTCCTACCGGGAGGTCGATGCCGACCTGTCCGCGATCGGCGGACCCGCGAACGGCAAGATGTTCGATACGGTGGCCTCCGTGGTCGACGTGGCCAGCAAGCGCGTGCTGATGCGCTGGAGCGCGGCCGAACACGTTCCGCTGACCGACACCACCACCCCCGGCAAACTCCCCGGCAGCGACGTCTACGACCCGTACCACATGAATTCGATCGCCCTGGATCCCGCGGGGAATCTGGTGATCTCGATGCGCGACACCTCCACGATCTACGACGTCGACATCCACACCGGCGCGATCACCTGGCAACTCGGCGGCAAGAACTCGAGTTTCGAACTCGGCCCCGGCGTGGAATTCGCATTCCAGCACGACGCCGAATTCGCCGACCCCGACACCCTGCGGCTGTTCAACAACAACTCGAGCGGCTTCGACACCGAGGGCCTGTCCAGCGTCCAGTGGATCCACCTGGACCAGGCCACGCATCGAGCCACCCTGGTGCGCAATCAGACTCATCCCGACAATCTGGTCGCCTTCGCGATGGGTGACGCCCAGCCGATTCCGAACGGCAACACCCTCGTGGGCTGGGGTATGGCGCCACACATTTCGGAGTTCACCCCGTCCGGGCAGATGGTCTACGACGCCCGCCTCCCGCTCGGCACCTACCGCGCGTTCCCGGCGGAGTGGGCGCCGACCCCGCGCTGAATCTCCACGCCCCGGGGCGGCGGGTGCTGATCCCGGCCGCCTTCTCCGCCGCGCAGGGGATGCGGACGGTCGCACCCGCGAGCGTGACGCACCGGATAAATACCACCTGAACAGGTACAACACCGTGTCAGCCGACATGTCAGCCGGGTGTCAGGGCAGCGTCAGGACCGGCGCTCAGAGTTATCGGCATGA
The genomic region above belongs to Nocardia spumae and contains:
- a CDS encoding arylsulfotransferase family protein — its product is MARISKRLRHTAATLIATSVGLSAAALPITATAAPLPTLPIGAPAYTVDVNAGATPGYIYYSSGVSAAALVPGVSRALSGIPAAAPANIVVDKSGREVWRYTPPAGQDVSNFRTQTYQGKRVLTWWQGDTVGGHGSGTDYIADEHGNIIETLDAGGDSTDVHEFRLTPDGRALITSYREVDADLSAIGGPANGKMFDTVASVVDVASKRVLMRWSAAEHVPLTDTTTPGKLPGSDVYDPYHMNSIALDPAGNLVISMRDTSTIYDVDIHTGAITWQLGGKNSSFELGPGVEFAFQHDAEFADPDTLRLFNNNSSGFDTEGLSSVQWIHLDQATHRATLVRNQTHPDNLVAFAMGDAQPIPNGNTLVGWGMAPHISEFTPSGQMVYDARLPLGTYRAFPAEWAPTPR